The following is a genomic window from Pseudophryne corroboree isolate aPseCor3 chromosome 3, aPseCor3.hap2, whole genome shotgun sequence.
ggagagaacagaggtgaggcagctgtgagctggggatacagggagtgtcagggagagagcagaggtgaggcagctgtgagctgggaatacagggagtgtcagggagagagcagaggtgaggcagctgtgagctgagaatacagggagtgtcagggagagagtagaggtgaggcaggCAGTGATCGCGACAAGCaaaaaaaatgtgtgggtcccagggacccattactTTAAAAAAATAGGGTCCTACTCCACAGTTTCTGGGTCACAATACAGATTATGGGAGGATTGGTAGGGAAAAGCTGATTAGAGCTGGAGGTAGAGGCAGGAAGAAGTTAGGGTAGagggggtaagggcaggcagtgtTGGCAGTAGAGAGGGGCtaagggcaggcagcagttgggataGTGTTGAGGGGCAAGAAAGGGGCTAAGggtaggcagtgctgggggtagttaggggctaagggtagatagcagctggggtagTGCTGGGAGGCAAGGAGGGTAGTAGGGGCAGACAGTACTCAGGGTAAGGAGGAGGATGCAGTCCTGGCCTCTGTTGGAGGTCTCCGTGAGGTGAGGCATCGGCCTGTCTGGATCACTGATCCAGGGGGCAGTACGCTCAGGTGGCTCTCTCCTCTCAGCTCCCCTCTGTCGGTGGCATAGCAGCGCAGTCTGTGGAGAATTGTGGGGCAGCACTGAGGCCACGGGAATAGAGATTCCAGCAGCTCTCCAATGTCACCGTAGGCTACAGCTGTTGCTAGCCGCGGGAGGAACTAGTGGGTGGGCAGATGGAGGCGGAACACTTTAACCACTGGGCGTGGCTCCCTGCTGGCGGCATATGTACTTTTATTAAAAAGAGTGGTTCCCCGGGAACGCGCTCCACTAGGACTGGCTACAGGTTTAAATTAATAAACTCTCCTGAGAGAGGGCAATACACAGATCGTAGTGTATGTATAGTTAGCTTAGTGGGAGACAATACAAACAGCCCCTTACAAATTAATGAAATAGGAGGGAACAGAAAATAACGTAGGGTGCACTGTATACAAAGGGATATACTGTATAGAGCATAAGATTGGGGGGCAAAGGGAGTGTGACCCCAGGTACTCACCACCACCTCAGCTGTAGTGTCTGTAGCAGCTCCTAGAAAGCGTGAATGGAGCACAGGCAGGCTAGGCAGGGGAGTTACAGCGGGACACAGCCGCACCGCGCACCTCATCACCGGAGATCAGCAAGAGCAGTCAGGACGTCTGCACTCCCGGCCATCACAGAAGTACGTCACCCACGTGGGAGTCCCGTCGACAATACTCCACGCTGGATGATGAAAGCAAGGCCTGGTCCCCCAGCAGATGCACAAGGCAGCGGGTGGCAGATGCAGGAAGTCTCCGGTGCCTAGCTCACGGCAGCGGGATAGACGCCGCCGCATCCACTGCAGACTTGATGTCCCGGCGTATGGCatgacagtatgccacacaccccgCTCCGCAATCTACACTGCCACTAGAGGTAGGTGAGGGAGTAAGGGGTCACCACATCCTCCTCAGATGGCTGTCAGGCCACGCCTGGCTACAGGTTTAATGAATGATGTCTCCCTTGCCCGATTGGCTCCGCCTTTATTTTTATAGTCCTCTCTGCAGCCGAGCAAGGGAGACATCATTCATTAAACTTATAGCCAATTCtagtggagcgcgtccccggggacccaccctTTTTTTTTAAAACTGAGTCCCTGGTCCTCAAGATCGGGTACAACACGCAAtatagcgcatttttgcgatcactgggcaGCTATGAGCTCAGCCTTCCCTCTGTGATAGTCAGACACTGCCTGTTAGTTGGGGGTGGGGTCACACTGTGGCCAATAAAACAGCATATAAAGCTCTCAGATCTCCtcagtgagggggcgtggcttggtgcaGTGTCAGGTGACCTATCCAGGGACATCCCCAGCACACAACCAGGAGCAGCCAATATGAAGGAAAAGCTGATGATCCGGGAATGTAAAATGTGGGGACTGAGGGTGAAAGGATGCTTGAGGTGTTGAAGCATCTTCTCTATAGTCCTGATCTTGCCAAATCGGACTATCCTTCTTCATGGCTGACACTTGTGCGACTATCTTTGAACTGCTTTATCCATTCATACAGGCTTCACTGCGACAAAACATTTTCTCCATACTGTGTACAAACTCTTCCATAAATATCGACCCCAGACACACCCTGAGACCACAAACAATGAAACACTGCACTCTGCTCTTCATGCAAATCACAAGTGGGGCAGCCATTTTTTCTTGCACTGCAGTCACAAATGAACACACGTAACACATCCACAGCAGTGACTGGGGAGACAGCGACCTAGGTTGGAAAGCGTTGATAAGACAGTTCGGCCAACAGAAGTTTTTGTATAATTGTACTTAGAGGATCATTTTTGACTGGTTCTCATATAtaaatccatctatctatctatatactgctgcacctttgtataatgcccctcACAGCGCCTCACTGGTTAGCAACAATCTTTCTGCCACACAATAGATAATAATATGTCCCCACCACATGATTTTATTGACGCGTTTCAACAACTTTATGGAAACTATACAAAACAAATTTGCCAAAGTGTGACAAAATGCATCAATATCCACAGAAACATGTGGAATATAAAATTATAAACATGTTACTATACTGCGTGAATGGAGCTTTTATATGCCCTCCATAACTCACCTTTGTGTTTGAGAGTTTGAATGTATTTATGTCACATTATTATCACCAGATTTTGCAatatgaactatgggggtcattccgagttgatcgctagcagccgttgttcgcagcgcagtaatcaggctaaaaatcggcaattctgtgcatgcatatgcaccacaatgcgcaggcgagtcgtacaggtacaatgagcatcgtgggtttgcacagggactaacgaacattcctgtcgcacggccgaacgcaggaagattgacatgaagtgggcgtttctgggtggcaactgaccgttttcagggagtgtttagaaaaacgcaggagtggctaaaaaaatgcagacgtggcggagcgttcgctgggcgggtatgtgacgtcaaaagctgtccctccgttagaatcaacgcacacgaagagtaactacacggctggtcttgttttgcacaaaaacattttgcaggctctctgctgcacaatcgtttgcacttctgctaaaaacagctagcgagcaatcaactcagaatgacccccaatattactgcAATCCCGTTTATTGTCTGATCAGCTCAAATTGTTTTTTTACTTGTATGAATTCTCTCATGTCTAATCAGATTTGAGTTCTTTGCAAAACAtttgccacactcagaacatggaaatggcttctcccctgtgtgacttttctcatgtgtaacaagagctgatttctgtgtaaaacatttcccacactgagagcatggaaatggcctctcacctgtgtgacttctctcatgtgtaactAGATTTAATtttcgtgtaaaacatttcccacaaacAGAGCATGGaaacggcctctcacctgtgtgacttctctgatgtttaactaaatctaatttccatgtaaaacatttcccacactcagagcatggaaacggcctctcacctgtgtgacttctctcatgtctaagaaAATTAGACTTtcgagtaaaacatttcccacactcagagcatggaaatggcctctcacctgtgtgacttctctgatgtgtaactagatctaatttccgtgtaaaacattttccacactcagagcatggaaatggcttctcacctgtgtgacttctcttatgtgcaacaagagctgatttgtgtgtaaaacatttcctgcactcagagcatgaaaatggcttctcacctgtgtgagttctcagatgggtaacaagatgtgatttgtgtgtaaaacatttcccgcactcagagcagggaaatggcctctcaccagtGTGAATTCTCTCATGTGTTACTAGAACTGACTtatttataaaacatttcccacaatcagaacatggaaatggcctctcacctgtgtgacttctctgatgtataacaagagctgatttctgtgtaaaagatTTCCcgcactcaaaacatggaaatggtttctcacctgtgtgacttctctcatgtgtaacaagatatgatttctgtgaaaaacattttccacactcagagcatgtaaatgatttctcacctgtgtgacttttctgatgtctaacaagatgtgctttttgtgtaaaacatttcccacactcagaacatggaaatggtttctcacccgtgtgatttctctgatgtgtaacaagatacgatttctgtgtaaaacatttctcacactcagagcatgaaaatggtttctcacctgtgtgagttctctgatgtgtaataagatttgCTTTCtttgtaaaatatttcccacactcacagcAAAAAAAtgatttctcacctgtgtgagttctctgatgcttAACAAAAACTGACCAATGTATAAAACGTTCACCACATTCAGCACAGGCAAATACTGAATCACCTTTATGAGAAGTATTATGTTTCG
Proteins encoded in this region:
- the LOC135054632 gene encoding gastrula zinc finger protein XlCGF26.1-like isoform X1, encoding MYVRGDQRCKEEEIPTDISTDGPSNRNTPKRCPRPLYTQDCTEENHRIPHEHQLEVLTNIKVEDIKGEEETYVRGDQQYKEEESPTAIGTFPTDEHTSRNTSEGYLSVSADCKIEDNITQDYLGKNTIILNIHPVLSSADKSPDPYNHLECSPHPSDITKHNTSHKGDSVFACAECGERFIHWSVFVKHQRTHTGEKSFFCCECGKYFTKKANLITHQRTHTGEKPFSCSECEKCFTQKSYLVTHQRNHTGEKPFPCSECGKCFTQKAHLVRHQKSHTGEKSFTCSECGKCFSQKSYLVTHERSHTGEKPFPCFECGKSFTQKSALVIHQRSHTGERPFPCSDCGKCFINKSVLVTHERIHTGERPFPCSECGKCFTHKSHLVTHLRTHTGEKPFSCSECRKCFTHKSALVAHKRSHTGEKPFPCSECGKCFTRKLDLVTHQRSHTGERPFPCSECGKCFTRKSNFLRHERSHTGERPFPCSECGKCFTWKLDLVKHQRSHTGERPFPCSVCGKCFTRKLNLVTHERSHTGERPFPCSQCGKCFTQKSALVTHEKSHTGEKPFPCSECGKCFAKNSNLIRHERIHTSKKTI
- the LOC135054632 gene encoding gastrula zinc finger protein XlCGF26.1-like isoform X2; this encodes MSPSSVYPGLYRGESQDPTRASVPTDEHTSRNTSEGYLSVSADCKIEDNITQDYLGKNTIILNIHPVLSSADKSPDPYNHLECSPHPSDITKHNTSHKGDSVFACAECGERFIHWSVFVKHQRTHTGEKSFFCCECGKYFTKKANLITHQRTHTGEKPFSCSECEKCFTQKSYLVTHQRNHTGEKPFPCSECGKCFTQKAHLVRHQKSHTGEKSFTCSECGKCFSQKSYLVTHERSHTGEKPFPCFECGKSFTQKSALVIHQRSHTGERPFPCSDCGKCFINKSVLVTHERIHTGERPFPCSECGKCFTHKSHLVTHLRTHTGEKPFSCSECRKCFTHKSALVAHKRSHTGEKPFPCSECGKCFTRKLDLVTHQRSHTGERPFPCSECGKCFTRKSNFLRHERSHTGERPFPCSECGKCFTWKLDLVKHQRSHTGERPFPCSVCGKCFTRKLNLVTHERSHTGERPFPCSQCGKCFTQKSALVTHEKSHTGEKPFPCSECGKCFAKNSNLIRHERIHTSKKTI